CCTAACAGGTGGTGCGCAATGCGTTTGACCAACACGGAATACCGCTCGATAAACAGCTTTTGGCTGTTTACATTGGCGTGTTGATCATAGGTTAGCGCTTTATTCACCAAACGGTTCCTCTAAAAATTCATTGCGGCTTAGCAATCGCTCGACAAAAAACTCAAGATGCCCACTTGGGGCCTTCGGTATCGGCCAGGTCAAAGCTTTGTTTGCCAATGAACTGATCGCCAGCGCAGCCGGAGAACGCGGGAAGGCGTCAACGACTATCTTTTGCTTTTTAACCGCTTGTCGAACTTTATCATCTAATGGAATACATGCTACGAGTTCGAGGCTCACATTCAAGAATCGCTCTGTGACCAAAGTCAATTTTGCAAACAATTCTCGCCCTTCACGGTAGCTTCTGACCATATTTGCAACAATCTTGAAGCGTTGCACCTGATGTTCCTTGCTTAACAACTTAATTAAAGCATAAGCATCGGTAATTGACGTAGGTTCATCACAAACGACAACCAAAACATCCTGCGCAGCGCGCGAAAAGCTGATCACCATGTCTGAAATGCCTGCTGCGGTGTCAATCAGCAGCACGTCCATTTCGTCTTCCAAACTACCAA
The Vibrio navarrensis DNA segment above includes these coding regions:
- a CDS encoding MinD/ParA family protein — encoded protein: MTENMIHDQASGLRRLTKPSLTKVIAVTGGKGGVGKSNVTLGLAIAMARQGKKVMVLDADLGLANVDVMLGIRSKRNLGHVLAGECELKDAIVEGPYGIRIIPATSGTQSMTELSHAQHVGLIRAFGSLEDEMDVLLIDTAAGISDMVISFSRAAQDVLVVVCDEPTSITDAYALIKLLSKEHQVQRFKIVANMVRSYREGRELFAKLTLVTERFLNVSLELVACIPLDDKVRQAVKKQKIVVDAFPRSPAALAISSLANKALTWPIPKAPSGHLEFFVERLLSRNEFLEEPFGE